In the Topomyia yanbarensis strain Yona2022 chromosome 3, ASM3024719v1, whole genome shotgun sequence genome, one interval contains:
- the LOC131691095 gene encoding uncharacterized protein LOC131691095 yields the protein MRIDIDFHLLYGINDEGIKMWDTSLSDIIQCFNIIHKDEHSEKMAKYLRSADISEDSQISTLLLLLNSILRPTKVKKDFKPTILFAQEDTIIFVESDSDSRSKVDAVYSVYETWSAPSIVKLVFLAPNTLTLSGRYYVVYKHLIYQVDSVARAIDVLVKMTHLGWSFHE from the exons ATTGATATCGACTTTCATTTGTTGTATGGTATTAATGATGAAGGTATAAAAATGTGGGATACATCGTTGAGCGATATCATCCAATGCTTCAACATAATCCACAAAGATGAACATTCCGAGAAAATGGCGAAATACCTACGGAGCGCTGATATAAGTGAAG ATTCTCAAATCAGCACGCTGCTTCTCTTGTTGAACAGTATTCTTCGACCAACCAAGGTGAAGAAGGATTTCAAACCGACGATCCTATTTGCACAGGAAGATACAATTATTTTCGTAGAATCGGATAGTGACAGTCGGTCAAAAGTGGATGCCGTATATTCTGTGTACGAGACGTGGAGTGCCCCCTCTATTGTGAAGTTGGTGTTTTTAGCACCAAACACCTTGACGTTATCAGGAAGATATTATGTGGTTTACAAGCATCTCATATATCAAGTCGATTCTGTGGCTCGAGCGATAGATGTACTCgtaaaaatgacacatttgggCTGGAGTTTTCACGAGTAA